In one Oscillospiraceae bacterium genomic region, the following are encoded:
- a CDS encoding resolvase, translated as MNNRIDAIYARQSVDKKDSISIESQIEFCKYELKGGNCKEYTDKGYSGKNTDRPKFQELVRDIKRGLIAKVIVYKLDRISRSILDFANMMELFQQYNVEFVSSTEKFDTSTPMGRAMLNICIVFAQLERETIQKRVTDAYYSRSQRGFKMGGKAPYGFHTEPIKMDGINTKKLVVNPDEAANIRLIFEMYAQPTTSYGDITRYFAEQGILFYGKELIRPTLAQMLRNPVYVQADLDVYEFFKSQGTVIVNDAADFTGTNGCYLYQGRDVKPSKKNGLKDQMLVLAPHEGIVPADIWLACRKKLMNNMKIQSARKATHTWLAGKIKCGNCGYALMSIFNPSGKQYLRCTKRLDNKSCPGCGKIITSELEAVVYQQMVKKLEKHKTLTGREKVAKANPKIAALQVELLHVDSEIEKLVDSLTGANNVLLSYVNVKIAELDGRKQELVKQIAELTVEAISPEQVNQISGYLDTWDNVSFDDKRRVVDLMVTTVAATSDSLNITWKI; from the coding sequence ATGAATAACAGGATAGACGCGATCTATGCAAGGCAATCGGTAGACAAGAAGGACAGCATTTCCATTGAAAGCCAGATTGAGTTTTGCAAATACGAATTGAAAGGCGGGAACTGCAAGGAATACACAGACAAAGGGTACAGCGGCAAGAACACAGACCGCCCAAAGTTTCAAGAATTGGTGCGGGATATTAAGCGGGGATTGATTGCAAAGGTCATTGTTTACAAACTTGACCGTATCAGCCGTTCCATTTTGGATTTTGCCAATATGATGGAACTGTTCCAGCAGTACAATGTGGAGTTTGTGTCCTCTACGGAAAAGTTTGATACCTCCACCCCGATGGGGCGGGCTATGCTGAATATCTGTATTGTGTTCGCCCAGCTTGAACGGGAAACGATACAGAAGCGGGTGACGGACGCTTACTATTCCCGCAGTCAGCGGGGCTTTAAGATGGGCGGGAAAGCCCCCTACGGCTTTCATACCGAGCCTATCAAAATGGACGGTATCAACACAAAGAAGCTGGTGGTGAACCCGGACGAAGCGGCGAATATCCGGCTGATATTTGAGATGTACGCCCAGCCCACAACCTCTTATGGGGACATTACCAGATACTTTGCGGAACAGGGGATTTTGTTCTACGGCAAAGAACTGATACGCCCTACTCTGGCGCAGATGTTACGCAATCCCGTCTATGTGCAGGCGGACTTGGATGTGTACGAATTTTTCAAAAGTCAGGGTACGGTTATTGTCAATGACGCCGCCGACTTTACGGGGACAAACGGCTGTTATCTGTATCAGGGGCGGGATGTGAAGCCCAGCAAGAAAAACGGATTGAAAGACCAAATGCTGGTGCTGGCGCCCCATGAGGGCATTGTCCCGGCGGATATATGGCTGGCCTGCCGCAAGAAGTTGATGAACAACATGAAAATCCAATCCGCCCGGAAAGCCACCCACACATGGCTGGCGGGAAAAATCAAGTGCGGGAACTGCGGATATGCGCTTATGAGTATCTTCAATCCGTCCGGCAAGCAATATCTCCGCTGTACGAAACGGCTGGACAATAAAAGCTGTCCGGGCTGTGGGAAAATCATCACTTCCGAACTGGAAGCGGTGGTTTACCAGCAGATGGTGAAGAAGCTGGAAAAGCACAAGACGCTGACGGGCAGGGAGAAAGTGGCAAAGGCAAACCCGAAAATCGCCGCCCTACAAGTGGAACTTCTCCATGTGGACAGCGAGATTGAAAAGCTGGTGGACAGTCTGACGGGCGCAAACAATGTCCTGCTCTCCTATGTGAATGTGAAGATAGCGGAACTGGACGGACGCAAGCAGGAACTTGTGAAGCAGATAGCCGAGTTGACGGTGGAAGCCATCAGCCCGGAACAGGTCAATCAGATTTCCGGCTACCTCGACACATGGGACAATGTATCCTTTGACGACAAGCGGCGGGTGGTGGATTTAATGGTTACCACCGTAGCTGCCACGAGTGACAGCTTGAACATCACATGGAAAATCTGA